One Vidua chalybeata isolate OUT-0048 chromosome 13, bVidCha1 merged haplotype, whole genome shotgun sequence genomic window carries:
- the PRC1 gene encoding protein regulator of cytokinesis 1 isoform X1 has translation MERGATRKSEVLAAEAVSCLNRAMAALRDIWEEIGIPEEQRLERTDVVRKHIKSLLDMMVAEEESLKERLLKSIALCRKELDTLCRELQLGPFETEEESTILQMEKNLRTCVEVLQKQKRDRKQELKALQEQDRALCDILCTALFSIDAGSVPSLEDLDRYRRHVASLNTLKEERREEFVTNKRQIILLMEELDHTPDTSFERDVVCEDEEAFCLSKDNIVALQTLLQELEARRALNEAVCAELRARILALWERLQIPEEERESSAVHLAGSRVRTRRALQQEVDRLEELKLQNMKSVIHAIRAELADYWDKCFYSQEQRERFSPFYDEDYTETLLELHDAEVGKMKIYYETHKDLFEAVQKWEENWKLFLELESKASDPSRFTNRGGNLLKEEKQRAKLQKTLSRLQEELERKVQTWEQEFKGAFLVKGQHFMEYVSEQWQQYRLEKEKEKQERHLKKSREMEAEMLYGSAPRTPIKRRMLSPHTPAKVSKLHGTFSASTASNSTVRSAFGGAVSHSPTSRLPPSGKKFGRARTPTHTAAKPPRRRLREQNKENVSQLDGTTLSGGCTPRAPAQRNQSVSSVASTYSEFARQLSKASSFESTSHVLNSTTNNAAW, from the exons ATGGAGCGCGGAGCGACGAGGAAGAG CGAGGTGCTGGCGGCCGAGGCCGTGTCCTGCCTGAACCGGGCCATGGCGGCGCTGCGGGACATCTGGGAGGAGATCGGCATTCCCGAGGAGCAGCGCCTGGAGCGCACGGACGTGGTCAGGAAGCACATCAAG agcctccTGGACATGATGGTGGCGGAGGAGGAAAGCCTGAAGGAGCGCCTGCTGAAGAGCATCGCCCTGTGTCGGAAGGAGCTGGACACCCTGTGCAGGGAGCTCCAGCTGGGCCCCTTTGAG ACAGAGGAGGAAAGCACCATCCTGCAGATGGAGAAGAACCTGCGCACGTGTGTGGAggtgctgcagaagcagaagcGGGACCggaagcaggagctgaaggCCCTGCAGGAACAGGACCGAGCCCTGTGTGACATCCTGTGCACAGCTCTGTTCTCCATCGACGCCGGCAGCGTGCCCAGCCTGGAGGACCTCGACCGCTACCGGCGCCACGTGGCCTCCCTCAACACCCTGAAG GAGGAAAGGCGGGAAGAATTTGTCACCAACAAGCGTCAGATCATTCTGCTCATGGAGGAGCTGGACCACACCCCGGACACCAGCTTCGAGCGGGACGTGGtgtgtgaggatgaggaggcgttCTGCCTGTCCAAGGACAACATCGTGGCCCTCCAgaccctgctgcaggag CTGGAAGCCCGGCGGGCCCTGAACGAGGCGGTGTGCGCGGAGCTGCGCGCCAGGATCCTCGCGctctgggaaaggctgcagaTCCCCGAGGAGGAGAGAGAGTCCTCGGCCGTGCACCTGGCCGGGTCCAGAGTCCGCACTAGGAGAGCT TTGCAGCAGGAAGTGGACCGTCTGGAGGAGCTGAAGCTGCAGAACATGAAATCCGTCATCCACGCAATCCGGGCAGAGCTGGCTGACTACTGGGACAAATGCTTCtacagccaggagcagagggaaaggtTCAGCCCCTTCTATGATG AGGATTACACAGAGACCCTGCTCGAGCTGCATGACGCTGAGGTGGGCAAGATGAAGATCTACTATGAAACACACAAAGATCTTTTTGAGGCTGTTCAGAAGTGGGAGGAGAACTGGaagctgttcctggagctggag AGTAAAGCAAGTGACCCCAGTCGCTTCACCAATCGAGGAGGAAACCTTCtgaaggaggagaagcagcGAGCAAAGCTGCAGAAGACGCTGTCTAGG ctgcaggaggagctggagaggaaggTCCAGACCTGGGAGCAGGAGTTCAAGGGAGCTTTCCTGGTGAAGGGGCAGCATTTCATGGAGTATGTGtcagagcagtggcagcagtACCGTctagagaaggagaaggagaagcaggagcgg CACCTGAAGAAGAGCCGGGAAATGGAGGCGGAGATGCTCTACGGCAGCGCCCCACGGACTCCCATCAAGCGGCGCATGCTCAGCCCCCACACGCCTGCCAAAGTAAGCAAG CTCCACGGCACCTTCAGCGCCAGCACCGCGTCCAACAGCACTGTCCGCTCAGCCTTCGGGGGAGCCGTCTCCCACTCGCCCACGTCTCGGTTGCCACCCTCCGGGAAGAAG TTCGGCCGGGCCCGGACCCCCACCCACACAGCAGCGAAGCCCCCCCGCCgcaggctgagggagcagaaCAAGGAGAACGTGTCCCAGCTGGACGGAACCACCCTGAGCGGTGGGtgcacccccagagcccctgcCCAGCGTAACCAGAGCGTTAGTTCTGTTGCCAGCACCTATTCTGAGTTTGCG CGCCAACTCTCAAAGGCTTCCAGCTTTGAAAGCACCTCCCACGTTCTCAACTCCACCACCAACAATGCCGCGTGGTGA
- the PRC1 gene encoding protein regulator of cytokinesis 1 isoform X3 yields the protein MERGATRKSEVLAAEAVSCLNRAMAALRDIWEEIGIPEEQRLERTDVVRKHIKSLLDMMVAEEESLKERLLKSIALCRKELDTLCRELQLGPFETEEESTILQMEKNLRTCVEVLQKQKRDRKQELKALQEQDRALCDILCTALFSIDAGSVPSLEDLDRYRRHVASLNTLKEERREEFVTNKRQIILLMEELDHTPDTSFERDVVCEDEEAFCLSKDNIVALQTLLQELEARRALNEAVCAELRARILALWERLQIPEEERESSAVHLAGSRVRTRRALQQEVDRLEELKLQNMKSVIHAIRAELADYWDKCFYSQEQRERFSPFYDEDYTETLLELHDAEVGKMKIYYETHKDLFEAVQKWEENWKLFLELESKASDPSRFTNRGGNLLKEEKQRAKLQKTLSRLQEELERKVQTWEQEFKGAFLVKGQHFMEYVSEQWQQYRLEKEKEKQERHLKKSREMEAEMLYGSAPRTPIKRRMLSPHTPAKVSKLHGTFSASTASNSTVRSAFGGAVSHSPTSRLPPSGKKFGRARTPTHTAAKPPRRRLREQNKENVSQLDGTTLSAPTLKGFQL from the exons ATGGAGCGCGGAGCGACGAGGAAGAG CGAGGTGCTGGCGGCCGAGGCCGTGTCCTGCCTGAACCGGGCCATGGCGGCGCTGCGGGACATCTGGGAGGAGATCGGCATTCCCGAGGAGCAGCGCCTGGAGCGCACGGACGTGGTCAGGAAGCACATCAAG agcctccTGGACATGATGGTGGCGGAGGAGGAAAGCCTGAAGGAGCGCCTGCTGAAGAGCATCGCCCTGTGTCGGAAGGAGCTGGACACCCTGTGCAGGGAGCTCCAGCTGGGCCCCTTTGAG ACAGAGGAGGAAAGCACCATCCTGCAGATGGAGAAGAACCTGCGCACGTGTGTGGAggtgctgcagaagcagaagcGGGACCggaagcaggagctgaaggCCCTGCAGGAACAGGACCGAGCCCTGTGTGACATCCTGTGCACAGCTCTGTTCTCCATCGACGCCGGCAGCGTGCCCAGCCTGGAGGACCTCGACCGCTACCGGCGCCACGTGGCCTCCCTCAACACCCTGAAG GAGGAAAGGCGGGAAGAATTTGTCACCAACAAGCGTCAGATCATTCTGCTCATGGAGGAGCTGGACCACACCCCGGACACCAGCTTCGAGCGGGACGTGGtgtgtgaggatgaggaggcgttCTGCCTGTCCAAGGACAACATCGTGGCCCTCCAgaccctgctgcaggag CTGGAAGCCCGGCGGGCCCTGAACGAGGCGGTGTGCGCGGAGCTGCGCGCCAGGATCCTCGCGctctgggaaaggctgcagaTCCCCGAGGAGGAGAGAGAGTCCTCGGCCGTGCACCTGGCCGGGTCCAGAGTCCGCACTAGGAGAGCT TTGCAGCAGGAAGTGGACCGTCTGGAGGAGCTGAAGCTGCAGAACATGAAATCCGTCATCCACGCAATCCGGGCAGAGCTGGCTGACTACTGGGACAAATGCTTCtacagccaggagcagagggaaaggtTCAGCCCCTTCTATGATG AGGATTACACAGAGACCCTGCTCGAGCTGCATGACGCTGAGGTGGGCAAGATGAAGATCTACTATGAAACACACAAAGATCTTTTTGAGGCTGTTCAGAAGTGGGAGGAGAACTGGaagctgttcctggagctggag AGTAAAGCAAGTGACCCCAGTCGCTTCACCAATCGAGGAGGAAACCTTCtgaaggaggagaagcagcGAGCAAAGCTGCAGAAGACGCTGTCTAGG ctgcaggaggagctggagaggaaggTCCAGACCTGGGAGCAGGAGTTCAAGGGAGCTTTCCTGGTGAAGGGGCAGCATTTCATGGAGTATGTGtcagagcagtggcagcagtACCGTctagagaaggagaaggagaagcaggagcgg CACCTGAAGAAGAGCCGGGAAATGGAGGCGGAGATGCTCTACGGCAGCGCCCCACGGACTCCCATCAAGCGGCGCATGCTCAGCCCCCACACGCCTGCCAAAGTAAGCAAG CTCCACGGCACCTTCAGCGCCAGCACCGCGTCCAACAGCACTGTCCGCTCAGCCTTCGGGGGAGCCGTCTCCCACTCGCCCACGTCTCGGTTGCCACCCTCCGGGAAGAAG TTCGGCCGGGCCCGGACCCCCACCCACACAGCAGCGAAGCCCCCCCGCCgcaggctgagggagcagaaCAAGGAGAACGTGTCCCAGCTGGACGGAACCACCCTGAGCG CGCCAACTCTCAAAGGCTTCCAGCTTTGA
- the PRC1 gene encoding protein regulator of cytokinesis 1 isoform X2 has translation MERGATRKSEVLAAEAVSCLNRAMAALRDIWEEIGIPEEQRLERTDVVRKHIKSLLDMMVAEEESLKERLLKSIALCRKELDTLCRELQLGPFETEEESTILQMEKNLRTCVEVLQKQKRDRKQELKALQEQDRALCDILCTALFSIDAGSVPSLEDLDRYRRHVASLNTLKEERREEFVTNKRQIILLMEELDHTPDTSFERDVVCEDEEAFCLSKDNIVALQTLLQELEARRALNEAVCAELRARILALWERLQIPEEERESSAVHLAGSRVRTRRALQQEVDRLEELKLQNMKSVIHAIRAELADYWDKCFYSQEQRERFSPFYDEDYTETLLELHDAEVGKMKIYYETHKDLFEAVQKWEENWKLFLELESKASDPSRFTNRGGNLLKEEKQRAKLQKTLSRLQEELERKVQTWEQEFKGAFLVKGQHFMEYVSEQWQQYRLEKEKEKQERHLKKSREMEAEMLYGSAPRTPIKRRMLSPHTPAKLHGTFSASTASNSTVRSAFGGAVSHSPTSRLPPSGKKFGRARTPTHTAAKPPRRRLREQNKENVSQLDGTTLSGGCTPRAPAQRNQSVSSVASTYSEFARQLSKASSFESTSHVLNSTTNNAAW, from the exons ATGGAGCGCGGAGCGACGAGGAAGAG CGAGGTGCTGGCGGCCGAGGCCGTGTCCTGCCTGAACCGGGCCATGGCGGCGCTGCGGGACATCTGGGAGGAGATCGGCATTCCCGAGGAGCAGCGCCTGGAGCGCACGGACGTGGTCAGGAAGCACATCAAG agcctccTGGACATGATGGTGGCGGAGGAGGAAAGCCTGAAGGAGCGCCTGCTGAAGAGCATCGCCCTGTGTCGGAAGGAGCTGGACACCCTGTGCAGGGAGCTCCAGCTGGGCCCCTTTGAG ACAGAGGAGGAAAGCACCATCCTGCAGATGGAGAAGAACCTGCGCACGTGTGTGGAggtgctgcagaagcagaagcGGGACCggaagcaggagctgaaggCCCTGCAGGAACAGGACCGAGCCCTGTGTGACATCCTGTGCACAGCTCTGTTCTCCATCGACGCCGGCAGCGTGCCCAGCCTGGAGGACCTCGACCGCTACCGGCGCCACGTGGCCTCCCTCAACACCCTGAAG GAGGAAAGGCGGGAAGAATTTGTCACCAACAAGCGTCAGATCATTCTGCTCATGGAGGAGCTGGACCACACCCCGGACACCAGCTTCGAGCGGGACGTGGtgtgtgaggatgaggaggcgttCTGCCTGTCCAAGGACAACATCGTGGCCCTCCAgaccctgctgcaggag CTGGAAGCCCGGCGGGCCCTGAACGAGGCGGTGTGCGCGGAGCTGCGCGCCAGGATCCTCGCGctctgggaaaggctgcagaTCCCCGAGGAGGAGAGAGAGTCCTCGGCCGTGCACCTGGCCGGGTCCAGAGTCCGCACTAGGAGAGCT TTGCAGCAGGAAGTGGACCGTCTGGAGGAGCTGAAGCTGCAGAACATGAAATCCGTCATCCACGCAATCCGGGCAGAGCTGGCTGACTACTGGGACAAATGCTTCtacagccaggagcagagggaaaggtTCAGCCCCTTCTATGATG AGGATTACACAGAGACCCTGCTCGAGCTGCATGACGCTGAGGTGGGCAAGATGAAGATCTACTATGAAACACACAAAGATCTTTTTGAGGCTGTTCAGAAGTGGGAGGAGAACTGGaagctgttcctggagctggag AGTAAAGCAAGTGACCCCAGTCGCTTCACCAATCGAGGAGGAAACCTTCtgaaggaggagaagcagcGAGCAAAGCTGCAGAAGACGCTGTCTAGG ctgcaggaggagctggagaggaaggTCCAGACCTGGGAGCAGGAGTTCAAGGGAGCTTTCCTGGTGAAGGGGCAGCATTTCATGGAGTATGTGtcagagcagtggcagcagtACCGTctagagaaggagaaggagaagcaggagcgg CACCTGAAGAAGAGCCGGGAAATGGAGGCGGAGATGCTCTACGGCAGCGCCCCACGGACTCCCATCAAGCGGCGCATGCTCAGCCCCCACACGCCTGCCAAA CTCCACGGCACCTTCAGCGCCAGCACCGCGTCCAACAGCACTGTCCGCTCAGCCTTCGGGGGAGCCGTCTCCCACTCGCCCACGTCTCGGTTGCCACCCTCCGGGAAGAAG TTCGGCCGGGCCCGGACCCCCACCCACACAGCAGCGAAGCCCCCCCGCCgcaggctgagggagcagaaCAAGGAGAACGTGTCCCAGCTGGACGGAACCACCCTGAGCGGTGGGtgcacccccagagcccctgcCCAGCGTAACCAGAGCGTTAGTTCTGTTGCCAGCACCTATTCTGAGTTTGCG CGCCAACTCTCAAAGGCTTCCAGCTTTGAAAGCACCTCCCACGTTCTCAACTCCACCACCAACAATGCCGCGTGGTGA
- the RCCD1 gene encoding RCC1 domain-containing protein 1 has product MAAPAGVWLVFGFSPEEAAGEPGPGPGPWRLEAGPEGISRVWPAWSYVVLETGAGLEVRSAGLRRRLPGWAEALPSETHLVLRGAAAAGAWRREAALRGAPLDEPAWSRSLPPEPRQPLPLLPGGFATPRPPFFTALPAGVRARRLVLGTEHALALGTAGEVFTWGGGRHGQLGHGLLESEPQPRLVEALAGVPVRAVAAGGWHSAGVSEAGDLYVWGWNESGQLALPSKALAQERARDEHAGSTKPMPGRAQLAAEDAAFISIQAFPALLDLPQDPEVSAVSCGSRHTAVVTRGGELYTWGWGKYGQLGHGNNISSDQARRVEHLVAKGLRVEEVVCGPWTTYVRVREP; this is encoded by the exons ATGGCGGCGCCCGCCGGCGTTTGGCTCGTGTTCGGGTTCAGCCCCGAAGAGGCGGCCGGggagccgggcccgggcccggggccgTGGCGGCTGGAGGCGGGTCCCGAGGGGATCTCCCGCGTGTGGCCCGCCTGGAGCTACGTGGTCCTGGAGACCG GCGCGGGGCTGGAGGTGCGGagcgcggggctgcggcggcggctgcCGGGCTGGGCCGAGGCGCTGCCGTCCGAGACGCACCTGGTGCtgcggggcgcggcggcggccggcgcctggcggcgggaggcggcgctGCGGGGAGCGCCGCTGGACGAGCCCGCCTGGAGCCGTTCGCTGCCGCCGGAGCCCCGCCAGCCGCTGCCGCTCCTGCCCGGCGGCTTCGCCACGCCGCGGCCGCCGTTCTTCACCGCGCTGCCGGCCGGCGTGCGGGCCCGGCGGCTGGTCCTGGGCACGGAGCAcgccctggcactgggcaccGCCGGGGAGGTCTTCACCTGGGGCGGCGGCAG gcatGGGCAGCTGGGCCACGGGCTGCTGGAGTCGGAGCCGCAGCCGCGGCTGGTGGAGGCGCTGGCCGGGGTGCCCGTGCGGGCGGTGGCGGCCGGCGGGTGGCACTCGGCCGGTGTGAGCG AGGCTGGAGACCTGTACGTGTGGGGCTGGAACGAGTCAGGGCAGCTGGCTCTGCCCTCCAAAGCGCTGGCACAGGAGCGAGCGCGAGATGAGCACGCGG GGAGCACCAAGCCGATGCCGGGCCGGGCGCAGCTGGCTGCCGAGGATGCTGCATTCATCTCCATCCAGGCGTTCCCAGCGCTGCTGGATCTGCCACAGGACCCGGAGGTCAGCGCGGTCAGCTGTGGCTCCCGACACACAGCCGTGGTCACAC GAGGCGGGGAGCTCTACACCTGGGGCTGGG GTAAATACGGACAGCTGGGACACGGGAACAACATCAGCTCCGACCAGGCACGCCGCGTCGAGCACCTGGTGGCCAAGGGGCTGCGGGTGGAGGAGGTGGTGTGTGGGCCCTGGACCACCTATGTACGCGTGCGGGAGCCGTGA
- the UNC45A gene encoding protein unc-45 homolog A — protein MEEPVTAEQLRARGNALFQAGDHGAALAAYTEALSLSDAASERAVLHRNRAACYLKLEDYTKAEADATKAIEADGRDVKALFRRSQALQQLGRLDQAVRDLQRCVSLEPRNKAFQEALRALGSSMHEKMKAMSCTDSKVEQMFQILLDLEEKDADKKQKAAQNLIVLAREEAGAEKIFQSDGVRLLMQLLDTAKADLMLAALRTLVGLCSGHRSRTTAILAELGAPRLAAVLGVEHEEVSLAACNLLHVMFDSLKEGLQKDFRGKEDAVVLDSSRNLKLLIQHLLELLVLEGASAHGRDNALNLLIKVVPRKSPKETNNSLSLWVIDQGLKKILEVGSTVCGSLGSLPVTENSRMSTSVLLSKLYEDLKCDAERENFHRLCEDYVRSWFEGRELPGKLRAIQTVSCLLQGPSDAGNRVLELEGIMDSVLSLCASVCEAHQLVAVEALIHAADKAKRASFITANGVNLLKEIYKHSERDSIRIRALVGLCKLGSAGGTDFSMKQFAEGSTMKLAKQCRKWLCNEAIDVGTRRWAVEGLAYLTFDADVKEEFVEDKAAMQAMFQLAKSEDRNVLYAVASTLVNCTNSYDHEEPDPQMLELAKYAKQHIPEQHPKDKPEFVKRRVRKLLVAGVVSALACMVKSENPALTSSCRELISRVFLALVEEAEDRGGVVAQGGGKALIPLSLEGTEVGQTKAAQALAKITITSNPEMVFPGERIYEVVRPLVSLLHLQRTGLENFEGLMALTNLAGISERLRQKILKERAVPMIEGYMFEEHELIRLAATECMCNMAMSKEVQEMFLAEGSDRLKLMVLYSGEEDEKLRRAASGTLAMLTTLHPPICKRIPQVTVHWLEILQALLLSPSVELQHRGAVVVMNMMAAAREVAEQLIASEMLEILSVLAKDKDKPRVAQAAQESLAHAVAYGLIKPNPGHA, from the exons ATGGAGGAGCCG GTGACGGCGGAGCAGCTTCGGGCGCGGGGTAACGCGCTGTTCCAGGCGGGGGATCACGGAGCCGCCCTCGCTGCCTACACGGAGGCCTTGAGCCTGAGCGACGCCGCGTCGGAGCGCGCCGTGCTGCACCGCAACCGGGCCGCGTGTTACCTGAAGCTG GAGGATTACACCAAGGCGGAGGCTGACGCGACTAAAG CCATCGAGGCTGACGGCCGGGATGTGAAGGCGCTGTTCCGCCGCAGCCAGgcgctgcagcagctgggccgCCTGGACCAGGCCGTCAGGGACCTGCAGCGCTGCGTCAGCCTGGAGCCCAGGAACAAGGCCTTCCAGGAGGCCCTGcgtgccctgggcagcagcatgCACGAGAAG ATGAAGGCCATGTCCTGCACGGACTCCAAAGTAGAGCAGATGTTCCAGATCTTGCTGGATCTTGAAGAAAAGGATGCGGACAAGAAGCAGAAA gctgCGCAGAACTTGATCGTGCTGGCACGAgaagaggctggagcagagaagaTCTTCCAGAGTGACGGTGTGCGGCTGCTGATGCAGCTGCTGGACACGGCCAAGGCTGACCTGATGCTGGCAGCCCTGCGCACGCTGGTGGGACTGTGCTCCGGCCACCGCTCTCGT ACCACGGCCATCTTGGCAGAACTGGGGGCACCCCGTCTTGCGGCGGTGTTGGGCGTGGAGCACGaggaggtgtccctggctgcCTGCAACCTGCTGCACGTGATGTTCGACTCCCTGAAGGAGGGGCTGCAGAAAGACTTCCGCGGGAAGGAGGATGCAGTGGTGCTGG ATTCCTCCAGGAACCTGAAATTGCTGATCCAGCACCTCCTGGAGCTGCTAGTGCTGGAAGGGGCCTCAGCACATGGCCGTGACAACGCCCTCAACCTGCTCATCAAGGTGGTGCCCAGGAAGTCACCAAAGGAGACCAACAACAGCCTGAGCCTCTGGGTGATTGATCAGG GcctgaaaaaaatcctagaGGTGGGCAGCACAGTGTGCGGCAGCTTGGGCAGCCTGCCTGTGACAGAGAACAGCCGGATGAGCACCTCTGTTCTGCTGAGCAAACTGTATGAGGACCTGAAGTGTGATGCCGAGAGGGAAAACTTCCACCGTCTGTGTGAGGACTATGTGAG GAGCTGGTTCGAGGGGCGCGAGCTGCCGGGAAAGCTGCGGGCCATTCAGACAGTGTCGTGCCTGCTGCAGGGTCCCTCAGATGCAGGGAAcagggtgctggagctggaggggaTCATGGACAGTGTGCTGTCCCTCTGCGCCTCTGTCTGCGAGGCCCACCAGCTGGTCGCGGTGGAGGCGCTGATCCACGCGGCCGACAAGGCCAAGCGCGCCTCCTTCATCACGGCCAACGGCGTCAACCTGCTCAAGGAGATCTACAAGCACAGCGAGAGGGACAGCATCCGCATCCGTGCCCTGGTG gggctctgcAAGCTGGGATCTGCGGGAGGCACGGACTTCAGCATGAAGCAGTTTGCCGAGGGATCCACCATGAAGCTGGCCAAGCAGTGCCGCAA GTGGCTCTGCAACGAGGCGATCGACGTGGGCACGCGGCGCTGGGCTGTCGAGGGCCTGGCCTACCTCACCTTCGATGCAGATGTCAAGGAGGAGTTTGTGGAGGACAAGGCAGCAATGCAGGCCATGTTCCAACTGGCCAAG TCAGAGGACAGGAATGTGCTCTATGCTGTTGCCTCCACGCTGGTGAACTGCACCAATAGCTATGACCACGAGGAGCCGGACCCGCAGATGCTGGAGCTGGCCAAGTATGCCAAGCAGCACATCCCGGAGCAGCACCCCAAG GACAAGCCAGAGTTTGTGAAGCGGCGGGTGCGGAAGCTGCTGGTGGCTGGAGTGGTGTCGGCACTGGCCTGCATGGTGAAGAGCGAGAATCCAGCGCTCACCAGCTCCTGCCGGGAGCTGATCTCCAG AGTGTTCCTGGCACTGGTGGAGGAGGCAGAAGACCGGGGTGGTGTGGTTGCTCAGGGAGGAGGCAAG GCTCTGatcccactgtccctggagggCACTGAGGTGGGGCAGACCAAGGCAGCGCAGGCCCTAGCAAAGATCACCATCACCTCCAACCCGGAGATGGTATTCCCTGGGGAGCGG ATCTATGAGGTGGTGCGGCCCCTGGTCAGCCTCCTGCACCTGCAGCGCACGGGCCTGGAGAACTTTGAGGGGCTGATGGCCTTGACCAACCTGGCTGGCATCAGCGAGAGGCTGCG GCAGAAGATCCTGAAAGAGCGGGCTGTGCCCATGATTGAGGGGTACATGTTTGAGGAGCACGAGCTGATCCGCCTGGCCGCTACCGAGTGCATGTGCAACATGGCCATGAGCAAGGAG GTGCAGGAGATGTTCCTGGCTGAGGGCAGCGACCGGCTGAAGCTGATGGTCCTGTACAGTGGGGAGGAGGATGAGAAGCTGCGGCGGGCAGCCTCGGGGACCCTGGCCATGCTGACTACCCTGCATCCCCCCATCTGCAAGCGGATTCCCCAGGTG ACGGTGCACTGGCTGGAGATCCTGCAGGCCCTGCTGCTGAGTCCCAgtgtggagctgcagcaccGTGGCGCCGTGGTGGTGATGAACATGATGGCAGCTGCTCGGGAGGTGGCCGAGCAGCTCATCGCCAGCGAGATGCTGGAGATCCTCTCTGTGCTTgccaaggacaaggacaagcCGCGGGTGGCCCAGGCGGCCCAGGAGAGCCTGGCACACGCAGTGGCTTACGGCCTCATCAAGCCCAACCCTGGCCACGCCTGA
- the LOC128794790 gene encoding protein shisa-like-1 — MLDRHLLQLLITAALFPSILGTVLVQNLHLCEGYVGPDGRSHPGFYCPRLTDPPGHRYCCQPSLDTLKSCCSQLALEALTGVNLSSLASPGLLRNPLALPFVALYGLLVLLLMAIDLCHFYWTRRCRLSRLLPCACRVPRGTPRGHPAGTRPSHRAPRVTRPSQGC, encoded by the exons ATGCTGGACAggcacctgctccagctgctcattACTGCTGCTCTGTTCCCCAGCATCCTTGGGACAG TCTTGGTGCAGAACCTGCACCTCTGCGAGGGCTACGTGGGCCCTGATGGCCGCTCCCACCCCGGCTTCTACTGCCCGCGGCTGACCGACCCCCCTGGCCACCGCtactgctgccagcccagcctggacaCGCTCaagtcctgctgctctcagctggcCCTGGAAGCCCTCACTGGAGTGAACCTCTCCAGCCTGGCTAGCCCTGGTCTACTCCG GAACCCGCTGGCCCTGCCTTTCGTGGCGCTCTACGggctccttgtgctgctgcttatGGCCATCGACCTCTGCCACTTCTACTGGACCCGACGGTGCCGCCTCAGCCgcctgctgccctgtgcctgtcGGGTGCCCCGTGGAACCCCGAGGGGGCACCCGGCCGGCACCCGGCCTTCCCACCGTGCCCCCAGAGTGACGcgccccagccagggctgctga